Part of the Jatrophihabitans sp. GAS493 genome, GAGATTGGCGAGCTGGTGGAGGACGCCTATCGGGCGGTGGCGCCGGCACGGCTCATCGCAGTACTCGGCGGGTAGGCGGTTGAGCCAGCTACAACCAGACCGTGGCGAGCCAGATCTCGACGCCGGCGAGCACGATGAGGACGATGTTCAGTCCGATCAACTTGGCTTCGCCTCGGCTGAGGTGAAGTGAGATGGCACCGACCTGGAGCACAACGAGTCCGACCGCCGCCGCTAGAGCAAATCCAGGCGCGATGCCAGTCAGCGGTGGCAGCAGCAGACCCACCGCTGCGAGAACCTCCAGGACGCCGATGGTCCGAACGAGCCCTAGCGGGACGGTGTCGATCCAGCCCATCATCGGACGCAACTGGTCCTTCGATCTGACGATCTTGATCCCACCCGAATACAGGTAGAGCAGCGCCAACACAGCCGCGACGACCCAGTACGCCACCTTCATGCGATGTATCCCTTGCTTGCCATCGGCCCATGCTGCTTCATGGCTGTACGTCGCCGCGGGCACAGACCCGCCGCGGGCAGCTTCAGCCACACATTATGTCAAGTCGGGCTTGCTGTGGGCTTATGACGGGGAGGGTCTCGCTCGATCTGGGTGAAGGCCCCGTCGCCGCGCGCGAACCTCAGTGTGCGGAAGGCACGCACTCAGCGTCCGCCGAAACCGATCGACTCATGCCGAGCCCGCCAACATTCGCCGACAGCAACACGGTGCGGCGGGTCGAGCCCGGCCTGCGTTGATCCGCGATGCGCCAAGGCGATTCGGGATTCCGTCGCCGCCGCGTTGGAGCTTTGTCGACTTGGCGATGAGCACGTTCCGGCGCCATTCCCTAGGATGGGTTTCGATATGCCGATAATCAACATTATGTCATGCTGACCAGTCATTATTGCAACCGATGCACGATGACCCCCCAGGTCGTGCAAGCCCACGACGCGTCTGGTCGAGGTAGCTAGACCGGCCGCGATTGCTGGGCTCCGACTTGGTCGGAGGTCGACGACAGTCCACAGACGACTGGACGGAACGCGCGGCGGTGACGCTGTCAGCTGCGGGTAGAGGTCCCGAGTTTGCTGGGCCATGTCGTCTACATTGCATCGGATGAATGATACGGTCAGCTTACGGCGGCATCGTTGGGGGTGGATTGTGGCGGTTGACGACCTCGGTCGCGTCATCACACTCGGCGGCGTCCGGTACCTGAACCCGGCGGATCAGGTCCTCGAGGAGATGCTCACGGGCTGGCGGCGGCAGCAGCTGTCGCGCAACCTCAGCCTGGACACGATCAACAACCGTGAGCGTGTGGTGCGCCGATTCCTCGACTTCACTAACGAGATGCCTTGGCACTGGACGCACGCGCATGTCGATGAGTACTTCGGCGACATGCGCAGCGAGAAGCAGCGACGCCAGAACACTGTCCGCGGCTACCAGAGCGCGGTGCAGTTGTTCTGCGCTTATCTGGTCGACCCCGTCTACGGCTGGGGCGACCGCTGCCAGGACCTGTTCGGCACCCACCCCGTCCAGGTCTGCTTCGAGTGGAACACGGCGACCCACTCCCAAGAGAACGAGCACGACCCGGGCAAGCGGGCCTTCTCCCATGACGAGCTGCAGGCGTTCTTCGACCACGCCGACGCCGAGGTCGCTCGCGTTCGCGAACTCGGTCGCAAGGGCTGGCTGCCGGCGCTTCGGGACGCGACCCTGTTCAAGACTGCGTACGCGTTCGGGTTGCGCCGCAACGAGGTCCGGCACCTGCGCACGATCGACTTCGAGCGCAACCCGCACGCCCGCGAGTTCGGTCGCTACGGTGCCGTCGAGATCCGCTACGGCAAGGCGCACAAGGGCTCAGCACCTAAACGACGCACGGTGCTGACCGTCTTCGACTGGTCGGCCGACGTGCTCGCCCACTGGTCCGAACACGGTCTGCCCCGGTTCGCTGGAGAAGGGCTCGACCTGTTCCCCAACGAGCGTGGCGGACTGGTCTCGGAAGGTGCGCTCGGCGGCCGGTTCCGCCGCTACCGAGAGCAGCTCGGCCTCGACGGCGCGCTGGACATGCACTCGTTCCGCCGCTCCTACGCCACCCACCTCATCGAGGCCGGCTTCGACGCCCTGTTCGTGCAGAAGCAGCTCGGCCACGAGCACGCCTCCACGACCGCGATCTACGAGTTCGTGGCCGACAACTACCGACGCACGATGCTGCGAGACGCCCTCGACGGCACGATCCGCGACGCCCTGACCCGACCCCGGAGCAGCTGATGAAACGCGATGTCAACTACGAGTGGCGGCTGGCCGAGATGATGGCCCGCCACGGGATGCACAACAGCACCGACCTCGCTCCCCTGCTCCGCGAGCGCGGCATCGACCTGTCCCCCTCGCAGATCTACCGCATCGTCACCCAGCGCCCCGAACGCGTCTCGATGATGCTGATAGCCGCGCTCACCGACATCTTCCAATGCGGGCCGCAAGACCTCATGACCTTCACCGCGGCTGATGCAAAGAAGCCACGGAAGGCCGCAGTCGCTGGAAATGTCGTCAACCTGACCGACGCGATCAAGCCCGTCCGCGCCCGCATCACGCGCGATGACTGACACGACCACCGGACGCCGCCCGCGGGGCCGGCCGCGAACGACCGGCGCTCGCAACTGCGATCGCTGCGGACGAAGCACCGGCAAGATCCGCATCCGCTGGCCCGACGGCGACATCTGGGGCATCTGCTTCCACGACGCCACCCGCACCCACGGCAGCTGCCACCAGTGCGGACAACACCGGTTACTACCCGGCCGCGACGGCGACCGTCAGCTCTGCCGACCATGCGCAGGCATCACTACCGACCTCGACTGCCACCGCTGCGGACGCGAAGGCGAACACCACCGCCGCGGACTCTGCACCCGCTGCACGCTGCGCGACGACCTGAACGCCCTCCTGCTCCCGGCCGACGGCCCAGCAACAACCGAAGCCGCCCGCATCGTCGACGTGCTCGCCACCATGGATCGGCCCGAGAGCATTCACACCTGGAAACGCAACCCGAAGGTCGACCAGCGTCTACGCGGGCTCGGCGACGGCACGATTCCACTCACACACGACGGGTTCGACGAAGCGCCGGCAAGCATCGCGCGCGAACACATCCGTGAACTGCTCGTCCATCACGGGCTACTCCCCCGCCGCGATCCCGACCTCGCCCGCTTCGAACGGTGGCTGCAGGAACGACTCGACTCCATCGACGACCCGTCCGTCCGAAGGCCGGTCGAGCAGTTCGCGAGATGGCACCACCTGCGACGGATCCGCCGACGCGTCGGCCAGGAACTGCGCGGGGCCGTGCACACCTCGAAGCAGGAGATCACCGAGGTCAGCCGGTTCCTCACCTGGCTCGCTGAGCGGGACAAGACCATCTCCACCTGCGGCCAGGGCGACGTCGACGAATGGCTTGCCAGCGGCCCGACCACCCGGCACGCCATCCGCACCTTCATCGTCTGGAGCGGTGAGCAGAAGCTCAGCTCCAAACTGGCTATCGGCTTCCGGCAGCCCCGCTCTGGTCGGCTCATCACCCAGGACGACCGCCTCGACCTGCTCGGCCGATGCCTCACAGGCGAACCGGACACCCTCCCCTACCGGGTCGCCGCCGTCCTGCTGCTGCTCTACGCCCAGCCACTCGTGCGCGTCGCCGCGATGCGCACCGAGCAGATCCAGGTCGCACCGAACGAGATCCTTGTCCTGCTGGGCAAGGAGCCGGCCGCGGTCCCCGAACCGTTCGCGCAGCTCCTGCGCGAACACCTGGGCGCGCGGCCCAACCTGCGCACCGCCAACACCGAAGGCAGTCCCTGGCTGTTCCCCGGCTACCGCGCCGGCCGCCACTTGCACGTCCAGTCGATCATGGACCGACTGCGAGCGATCGGAATCGACCTGCTCGGCGCCCGAAACGCAGCCCTGCGCGATCTCGTCCGCCAGGTCCCTGCGCCGATCGTCGCCACCCAGCTCGGCTACAGCCACCAAGTCACCCAACGGCACGCTGAGCTCGCCGCCGAACCCATGAGCCGCTACACCGCGGTCAAGAGCAGGCGCTGAGATGCCGACCTTGATGGATATTCCTGGACGGGGCCGGCTCCGGATCTACGGTCGCGGTGAGCCTCTCCCTGGCGAGACCTCCGCTCCGGAGGGCCGGGTCGTCGTTGAGTGGGCGGGGCGCACCGGCCACCCAGCGTCCTACGGACTACTTGGCGCGACGGGGACGGATCGCCCGACTGACACGGGCATCGAGCTCGAGTACGAAGGGGTTGAGTTCGAAGCATCACTCGCTGGCCCAGCTGATTGCGTCGTGTTCGGGCTGCTTGATGAGTACCGCGGCGCGATTAGGGCAGCGTCCTCCGTGTTCACCTTTCCCATGATCGTCCGCGTTGCCGCACACGCGCAGATCGGGTCGTCCACCATCGTGTTCGAGAGGCTCACGGACCTGCTTGCGCCACTCGTCTACGCCACGGACGCCGAACGCACGGACGAGGTGGTGCGGCTCTGGTGGGAACGCGCCTGGACTGCCCGCAACTGGGTCGACGAAGTCGAACTGCCTGAGAGCTACGTCGATCTGCGGGGCACGACCTACAACGAGACGCTGGAGCGAGACCGGCTCTCTTCTGAGATCCGGCGTGAGGTCGGACCCGGCCACCGGTTGTTCGGACAGCGCTTTTCGGTGCTGGCGAGGGACACCGCACGCGACGACGTGCTCGTGTTCGTCGAGCCCAACCGGGTCGCCCTGGTACACCTCACCTACGCTCCGTCAGCGCCCGACCGGCATCCCTGGCCGATCGCGACGTTCGTGCTCGACAAGCAGCAGTTGGAGGAGCAATGGCAGCTGCGAGCTTGATGTCTCCCGAAGGTTCTGCAGTGGACCGACGACCGCCGACGACCACGAACCCCGACGGCAGATTCCCTCACGCCGGGGGTGGTCTGATGGCCTACATCGCGGACCTCGAGCCCTACACCTACTACCCCCAATCGATCCCGACCGGAGTAGACGCCCGCGCGGTCGGCTGGCTCGATCCCGAGCACCCGTTCACCGCCGGCACGACGCCAGATGGCTTCGTCGACGCTCTGTTCGACCTCTGTCGTGACCATCGCCGAACGCAGATGCGAGGCTTCCACTCCTGCGCGTTCTGCTCGGTCTCCGGGGGCGAACACCCACGGGCCCACCGCGGCGATGAGTCCGTCTGGATCGGCAGCGCAGAGATCCGAGTACAGGGTGACGGAGGCCGCTGGTTGGTCGCGCCCAACCTGGTCCTGCACTACGTCACTGACCACGGTTACCTGCCGCCGACAGAGTTCCAGACGGCGGTGCTGAAGCACCAGCTCTTCTTGCCGCTGAGCCGCGAGCACTGGACCGGACCTTCTCCGGTCTCGCTTGGCCTCGTCCAGATCTCCGGGCCGGAGCTTGATGCCCTCGGCGCCACTCGAACCGCTCCGGCCGACGTCGGGCTCGGAGACGACATCGTCGTGTTCGCGCTGGACAGCGCTGACCTCGGCGCGCTGATCCGACGCCGCGGCCTGCCAGATGATCTCTGGGAGTTATTCGTCCGCCACACCGTGCCCTATCCTCTGACCCGCACGGCGTCGGGCACCTTGGAAGAGATCGGTATGTCTACTGAACGGCTGGTGCTCAGTGAGACCAAGACTTAGCGACGCCCTGCGCGATCTCGTCCGCCAGCTCCCCGTGCCGATCGTCGCCACACAACTCGGCTACAGCCACCCAGAGGAACAGCGGCACGCAGCGCTCGCGGCCAGCCGATGAAAATACTCGCTGTCCGCTCCCTCGGCAGTGTTGGATGATCGACATGCCCGTCCGCGTCGTGCCAATCCTCAAGGGGCTGCGCTGGGAGCCCAACGCACCCGAGGCAGAGTTCGCGGTGAGCGACTCGGGACTCGCCTGCCTCGTTCTGCGGGCCCACCCGGATGACGCAGATCAAAACAAGGTCGCCCTCTACTGGACCGGCGTGAGCAGCGCGGCGTTCGGCGACCCCAACGACGAAGGCCTCGGCAGCCATCCGCTCTACGGACATGGACTCGAGGGCCTACTTTGGGCGGGCGAGGTCGACAAGAGCGACGGAACTCGTCGCCACTTCCTGGTGCCGACGAAAGAAGGCCTCGCCGAGGTCTGGGCGCACGCAATTGACGCGATACGGATCGATCACCGTCACACCGCATCGGATGTGCTGCGGTCCGTCCCCCGACTGGACGCGCCGGCCGCCCGCCCCGAACCCGAGAAGGTCCAAGCCGAGGCGTTCACCGATCAGAGCAACTACGCCGTCATCCGGCTGCCGCAACGTCGCTTCCCGGGCGTTGTGTTCCAGGGCGACTCTCTGTCGACCTTCGTGTCTGACGCCCAAGAATTGGCTTCGGTGAGCCGCGGGGCAAACGCCGAGGTTGCCGAGCTCTCCGCCGATTTGCGGGATCGATTGGGCGCGATCCTCGATCACTACGAGCAAGCCCTTGCCAAGCACGGGGTTCCGCTCCCCTACGTTCGCGACGCGACGCCCAACATTCGACCGATCGACCAGATGGGCATCGCACGAGCGGCTGCACACGACGAGACTCACCAGCTGATGCAGCTTGCCGCTGGACCGCCATCACATTGGGTCGTCACTCTCGTAGACGGCGCGCAGGTCGACGTCTGGGCCGACGCCGTAACGGGATCGTCAGGTCCGGACGACGCTCGCGACTACGCCTTCGGCGTCCTGATGGACATCGACCCCAACCTGCAGGATCAGTTCGACGTGACTGCACGAACCCCGAGCAACCCGGGGCGGGTGGAGGTCTGCGTCGCCCGCTTCCCCCGTTCGTCGGTCCTGGACGTTAGCTCGGGCTGAACAGGCTGGCCGAAAGTGCGATCATGAGCGCGATGAGCAACGCGATGAGCAACCTGAATCGGATGACCTTCCACGGCGACCGCTCTGTCGGCGGCGGCGACGCGGGTCCCCTGGTGCTTACGCCGGTGATCGACAACGTGACTCTCGTCGACCGCGTCAAGGGGTTCGAGCAGGGCCACGGCTTCACCCCGGCGGGGGGTTACGGCGGGCTCGTGCCGAGCTACTTCCAGTTCGGCGAGCTGCGGGTCTACTTCATGGGCAAAGAGGAACGCCAGTGGCCGCGACCCGAGCATCTGTGGCTCCTGGCCTGCGACTGCGGTGAGGTCGGCTGCTGGCCGCTCACGGCGCGCGTCGTCGTTCTGAATGACACGGTCATGTGGATGGACTTCGCCCAGGACCACCGTCCAGGCTGGGACTACTCCGAGTTCGGGCCATTCGTCTTCGCGCGGGATCAGTACGAGCGAGCAGTCGAATGGGCCGCTAACGAGGCTGAGGGCGAGCTCGACGCCCACCGAGCACGCCGATGAGCGCGGAGAGGGACCAGATCAAACGCCAAGCGGGCTCCGCGTTGCGCAAGGCGGGTCGAGCTCACCTGACCGATCTTGACCTGCGACCGGTGAGCTCAAGCCCGCGGCAATGGGTGGGCGACCGTGGCTGGTGGCTCATCAACGTCGAGTTTCAAGCTTCAAGCTGGTCGGTCGGCTCATACCTGAACGTCGGGGTCCAATACCTTTGGTCAGTCAAGGACCATCGCACTTTCGGCCACGGCAACCCTCGGTTCCCGATCCCGGGGTCTGGCCAGTTCGCTGAGCTCGAAGGCGACGAAGATCAAGTTCGCGCGAAGGCGGACTCCGTTGGCAGCGGAGCACGCGATGCGGTTCTAGGCCTGATTGCTCGGTGGCCAGACGACAACGTGCACCTCCGCTTGTTGTCGTCGGACGCGACGAGCGGGCTCTGGCAGTCGGTTGACGCCGCGGTCGCTGCCGCTCTGCTCCAGCAGAATGACCAAGCCCGCGAACTGTTCCGCGACCTTCCTGCACGTCTCGATCTGTCGATCGCGTGGCAGGCTGAACTTGCCACAGATTGCGCTCACCTCGGCGGTCTCGCGGCAGACCCGGCCGCCTTCAAGCTGGAGATCCAAAATCGCATCGAGGAAACTCGACGGCGTCTGAAGCTTCCTTCGCGAGACGCACCGTTCGTGGACTTGTGAACGGACGAGCTGCTCCACTGAACGGGCGGAGGGCGATCGCTCCTCAGTCTGGACCACCGAATAGTGCCGATCAGAATATTGACGGTTACCGGCAAAGGGAATAGCCGGCGGCAAACGAGTCTTAGCTAAACGCGAATAACGTCCAGCCCCGAAACGTCGGCGATGACGTCAAAGTCTCGATCCTGGGTGACGACAGGAACGCCTAGCGCCAGTGCGGTCGCGGCGATCCACATATCGTTGACGTTGGCCCGCCTTCGCGCGTTGGCCAGTTGCACACGGACCCGGGCCCACGCCTGGGCGACCGCAATATCAATTGGGATGGGATTCATTTCCGCGACAGCCGTCAGGGTTGCCAGCCGGCGCGCACGGACCTCCAGGTCGATCGCTGCCAGCACGCCTGCGCTCAGCTCGGCATGACTGACGATCGATACCGCGACTTCATCCGGCAGGTCCGACTCGCTGAGACCTCGTGACTCCCTGGCGATGAATACAGACGTGTCCAGGAGCCCGCGTGTCACCCGACCGGCCCAAGATCATCCGTGTCAGCGTCCAACGCCGCAAGGTCGTCCACCAGACCGGGATCGGCCTGAATCCTCGAGAGCCGCGACACGAACTCGGATCTGGCAATCCACGGCGACCGGTCTCGCGTGAGAGGCCCGAGTCGCGCCACCGCTTCGCCGTTCACCGTGATCTCAATGGGCTCACCACCGGCTGCGCGACGGAGCACACCGGCGGTGTCGTTCCGTAGATCGCGAGAGGCAACACGAGCCATGCCTACGATCGTAGCACTTCCGTCGCACAGACCCCTCAAGATGCCGCTGAGGAAGGAATAGTTGCAATCCGAGTATTGACGGTTACCTCAGTACCGCCGGCCGACTGCGACCTGGCTACATCAACACCTCGAGACAGAGCATCACCGTCGCTACGGACTTTCTCTCCTTCCTCGCCAAGGGAGGTCGCGACCTCCAGCTGCTCCGCGAATTGGTGAACAACCAGCCGCCGCGGCCGCTCCCCTATCGGGCTGCTGGTCTGTTGCTGCTGCTCTACGCCCAGCCGATCAATCGGATCGCGGAACTGCGCATCAACCATCTCGGCTGCGAAGACCAGGGCGTGACCATCTCCTTCGACGAGCAGGCCGTGCCCATCCCCGAACCGTTCGCGAAGGTAATCACCGAGCACGCCCAGATACTCCCAGAGGCTTGGATCAGCCGCTACCCGTTAACGCAGACCGCACCCGCCGGCTGCGAATTCGCCGGGTTGCTGCTCGCTGGGAGTTGCATGTGATTCAATGTTGCCGTCATGTCATACAGGCGGAGGGAATAGTAATGAGTAAAGGCAATGCTTCTAGATATCTAGACCCTTGGGCTAGCCGTGTGTGTTGGTGTCGGACTCTTGGGAAGTAACGCAGTTTCCGCTAATGCGGCCACGCCGCGTGCGTGCATCTATTCCGACAGCATCCAGACTTCCAATTTCCATGCGGGCGGCTTCAAGGTCGGAAATGACGTCTTTGATAAGGTGATCGGCTCCTCGGGAATCGCCCTGACTATCACTGCAAACCGAGTCACGTCGGAGTCCACGACGCTGTCCGCAAGTGCGACAGCAGGCGTCAGTGGCATCGTGGCAAGTGCAAGCGTTACCGCAGGCAAGGCATTGATGTCATCCCAGTCCACTACGACTCAGGTGGGTGGGAGTTGGACGGTTCCGGCGAGTCAGAAGACCGGGTGGCTCGCCTTCGGCACGTTTACTACCGAAGCATATAACTGGTCCGAGGTTGTGCATGAGGAAAACTGCACAACCATTCACCACAGCGGTACAGCAGTTTCGCCAATCAAGGGCCAGACCTACGGATTTACCCATTCGTGACGGATCGGTGTCGGAGAATCGCTCTCCATATCTCAGTCGCATTCGCCGTCGGCGTTTTAGCGGGGTGTGGTGGAGGACACACTGCGGACGGTAAGAAATCAGAAGCGACCGCTTTTCCTTCTGAGTCATCGTCGCGGACTGTCCCAAGCCCTCTTCCAAAGCCGACTCCGGTAGCGACGGTCGCGCCGCCGACACCAAGTCCCACTGACGGACCGGTCTTGGCCATGAAGAGCGCGTCGGGCAATTCCGTCGCGGCCGCAGTGCCGATGCTGAACAAGGGCAAGCCTGTCAAGCGAGTCAAGATCGTGATCAGCTGCACGCCAGAGAATGCTCCCTTTTCGGTGCTCTACGGCGGCGTACCGAAGTTTTGGGGAGCCTGCAGTGGCGCGACCGGTCAAGTTGCGGGCGAATTTGTGTTACCGACTGGCTCGCGTGAGGTATCCGTCAAAACCGCAGCCCCCACGCAGTGGGGCGTGACGGTCTTCCGAGCCGGTTGAGGCTGTCGCTGCTGGAATGGGACCTGGGCGAACTCCAGGTCCTATGCGGGGCCCTCGTCACCCGCTTTTGCTACGTTCGTGGGAAGCCGCCCCCGCAATCGGAAGTGGCCGCGGCAGGTCGTTTCAGTGTCAGCCATCGATGGGATTATCGGTGGATTGCTGTGTACGGACGGGGAGACTGACCGAGAAAAGTGCAGCATCCGGATCGACACGACTGGTCAGGGCGTGACCTACGGAGGACAGATGGTCGTTACCAAGTCGCAGCACATCAGACGGCCAATCAACCCGCCTTCTCCGCCGGAGACAGCGGAGGACCGGTGTACTCGCTCAACAGCAGTGGCGCTGCCATCGCTTACGGGATGGTCGTTGCGAGGAAGACCAGCAATGCGGCATACGGTTTCTACACACCTGCTCACACGATCTTGTCGACCTTCGGCGTAAGTATTCGGGTGCAATAGCTACTGGGGAAGCGAGTTGACCCAGTTCTTGTCGACGGGACCGTGGAGCAGGGCTCGGTTTCCGAGAGGCTGGGTCAACGCTACGAGTGCACGCCCGAACTGGAGGCTGCTCCCACACGCTTGCCGGGCTGTGTCTGTCTTGTTCACTGCCCAGATCTCGACGGAGCTTGGGGTTTCTGTGACCTATATTCCGGCAGGCACCACACAGTCATTGCCGCCGGCGGCATAGTAGATATCGACCGACCACCGGGGTTCGGAACTGCAGCTGCTGGAGCGGTCAGTTGCGTTGCCGGCGCTAGACTTGCGGAGGCAGGCGGAGACGTTAACCTGGGGGGGCGGGTCAGGAGTGTGCCGATGTTACGGTGTGTCATGCGCAGGGCGGCCATCGGCTGCCGACATCAAAGCGACGCGAGTCGATCGACCACGGAGTCTTCTCATGTCTGACCTCTCCGACACGTTCCGGCGGATACTTCGGGTACCGGACGGATTTCCCATTCGTCTTTACTCTGTGCTCGGCATGTGGGGAATTTTCATCGTTAGCGTCGGGTTGGCCGCCCAGTCATTTGCAGGGACAGCTGCCAGCAACCCAAAGCGGAACTCAAATGACGGATTCGGCCGCCTGTTCGTACTATTGTCAGTCGTTATCTTTGTCGGGGCCGCGTTGGTCAGCTATATTTCTTATGCGGAGCGCGATCTTCGCAGATGCCCGGGTATTGAACGTGTC contains:
- a CDS encoding DoxX family protein, which encodes MKVAYWVVAAVLALLYLYSGGIKIVRSKDQLRPMMGWIDTVPLGLVRTIGVLEVLAAVGLLLPPLTGIAPGFALAAAVGLVVLQVGAISLHLSRGEAKLIGLNIVLIVLAGVEIWLATVWL
- a CDS encoding tyrosine-type recombinase/integrase produces the protein MAVDDLGRVITLGGVRYLNPADQVLEEMLTGWRRQQLSRNLSLDTINNRERVVRRFLDFTNEMPWHWTHAHVDEYFGDMRSEKQRRQNTVRGYQSAVQLFCAYLVDPVYGWGDRCQDLFGTHPVQVCFEWNTATHSQENEHDPGKRAFSHDELQAFFDHADAEVARVRELGRKGWLPALRDATLFKTAYAFGLRRNEVRHLRTIDFERNPHAREFGRYGAVEIRYGKAHKGSAPKRRTVLTVFDWSADVLAHWSEHGLPRFAGEGLDLFPNERGGLVSEGALGGRFRRYREQLGLDGALDMHSFRRSYATHLIEAGFDALFVQKQLGHEHASTTAIYEFVADNYRRTMLRDALDGTIRDALTRPRSS
- a CDS encoding helix-turn-helix transcriptional regulator, producing MKRDVNYEWRLAEMMARHGMHNSTDLAPLLRERGIDLSPSQIYRIVTQRPERVSMMLIAALTDIFQCGPQDLMTFTAADAKKPRKAAVAGNVVNLTDAIKPVRARITRDD
- a CDS encoding type II toxin-antitoxin system VapC family toxin, encoding MTRGLLDTSVFIARESRGLSESDLPDEVAVSIVSHAELSAGVLAAIDLEVRARRLATLTAVAEMNPIPIDIAVAQAWARVRVQLANARRRANVNDMWIAATALALGVPVVTQDRDFDVIADVSGLDVIRV
- a CDS encoding type II toxin-antitoxin system Phd/YefM family antitoxin; translation: MARVASRDLRNDTAGVLRRAAGGEPIEITVNGEAVARLGPLTRDRSPWIARSEFVSRLSRIQADPGLVDDLAALDADTDDLGPVG